The region CAACAGGGCAAGGGAGGCAGCGTTTGGCCCCTGGAGCAAGAATTGAAATGTCTCATGGCTGCATTCAGGCCAAATCACCTGCTAAATCTTTTCTCAAAGGCCTCCGTGACATCCTACCAAGAGCAAGTTGCCTGGCAAGCAGATTGTGTGGGCTGGCGCTCCCTTATGTGCAAAGCCGGACTATGCCAAGGGAATGCTCTGTCTGCTCCTTCCTTCACTCCCTTTCCCTCTAAGAGTTACGCCAGCCCAGATAGCTGAGCTAGACCCTGGGAATTTGACAGGCAGATGCTTTCTAGTCTCTCAAAAGCCCCAAGatgaaggagctggagctgcatCTGAGATGCTGCAGGTTTTGCGCAGAGCCATCCCCATCCCCGGGGACAGGCATCCTGTGCAGAATGGTGCTGCCCGCAGAGGTGGCAGTGCCACCCCCATCGTGCCCTATCTCCCCCTGGGCTTGACAGTCCGGGCAAGGCCTCAAGGGCAGTCCCACTTCCATGGGGGTCCCcttgcagctgcaggcaggccCAGGCTGAGATGTAACTCCCTGGGGCTGAcgcagtgctgggggggcacacAGAGCACAGACGATCCAGTGGCCAAAGCCAGGCGCCCAGGACAAACGGGGCAGGAAAATGCTCTCCCGAGGGGGGACAATCGCACCTGCACACGGGGCAGAGCTGTCCCCTCCGGGGTGAGCTGCTGGGAAGAAGCAGAGTCCTCTCTAGCACTGCCATGTGCCTGCCCATCCCAGCTCTTGCCCTTCAGCCACCCCGAAGCGGGACAGGGAAGTGGGGCCCTGCATTACAGCCCTGCATTTTCTCTATGATTTGGCTCTTTGAGAAGTGCTGGGGGGGTTGTGCCCAGACCTAGGTCCAAGCCCATCCAATCTGGGCCCTTTCTCCtcacagaaggagagagaggaaaagaaacagaaaccctTCTGGCTAGCGGGGGCCGAGCTGCATTCCTGCGGTCCACAGAGCTGCCGCTGCGTCAGGGCTAGGAGCCATCACAAGAGGGCTCTGCGCAGCTGGCAGCCCCGGCTCGAAGGTGGAGTTACTTCCAGGGCAGAAGAAAACGAAACTCCGAAGCAGAAGAAGCTGAGGGGACGCCTGGCCAGCAAGCGGAGGGCCACCAGCGCTTCCCACGCCTGCCCATGGCTGCGAAAGCCCCCGCAAGCCAGCAGAGCTCGGAGTGCGAGACCCAGGTAAGCTCCTGGGCAGGGTCAGGCACTGTCCAAGGTGCCTGGATTTTGGGGGGAGAAGGCAGGTGGGTAAGAAGTGGTGGGGCTTCTGCAGAGGGCCTGGGGGCAAGGGAGGGTGTCAGAGTTCGCCAGAGGGCTGAAGGAGGAGCGCGGAGCCGGGAAAGGATGGGAGGAAGGTGTGGGGACGCTGGTGAAGGAGGTGGCTATGGGCCTGAGCCCCAACGTGGCTCTTGCGGCACAGTCAATGCTACCTTCCCCTCCAACACGTGCTGGGCGGTGGAGGAGGTGTGTGGGGCACTAGGAAGTCTCCATCCTGGTAGAAAGACTGCAGGACTCTCAGTCATTTTCTCCTGTGCCCCCAAGCGTCTCTTCCTGACCGAGGCGATAGGGATAAGAGcttcagtgcctgcagggcagccTGGCACCAGTGCCCACCCATGCCCTCCCTCGGCCCAGCAGGTGCGAGGCACTGAACCAGATCCCTGCGGGGAGGAAAGGCTGGTCTCAAGTTCACCTCCaagccctgcagggagcagggtaTAGGCTGGGAAAGTAGGAAGCACAGATGTCCCGGAGAGACGGAGGGAGGCAAGAAGCCAGAGGGATGGGCCTAGCGGGACAGTGAGTAGGGGAGGCAGATGGCAGGATGGATGTGCTCTGGTTTCAGTCCTGTGAGGGTATCGTCCAGAGGGTGTCTTAGATGGTCCCTCCACAGCTGCATCACCCCTTATCCTCTGCTCTgcccctcctgcagccctgggggcaGGAACCGCTGCCACTGCCCTTCTGGAGCCCTGTCTTcctctgccccatggccccagggCCAGGGTTGAGGTCCGTCTTCTGTGAGGCTGCCAGGTTGGGATCAGTGCCCACTTTGCTAGAGGAGAGGAAACACTTAGCAGGGCCCTGTCCAGCCAAGCCTCTTGCATTGCGTGAGCCAGCTCTGGACTGCTTATGGGGCCTGTGCATCCCTGTTTGGAAATGGTTGCTCACTGATTGCTCAGCAGGGTCTGAACAGATCTTGCAGGTCACCTCCCTCCACAGTATGTGTTTCAGGAGCTCTTAAAAGCACTGTTCCCTCCCCAGCACTCACATCTGtggctctttttccttccctctctccttctctgctcCCCAAGCTGCTAGAAGATGAATTCCAGTTCGTGCTCTGCGAGGGCTGCCAGCAGGAATCACCCAACCTCAAGCTCCTCACCTGCCTCCACACTTTGTGCCTCGGCTGCCTCAGTGAAAACAAGCCCATTGGCCAGTGCCCCATCTGCCAGACCGCCATCCCGCAGGCCAGCGGCATCCCCGACCGGGACAACCTGCTGTTCACCAGCCTGCAGGCCAGGCTGAGCATCTACAAGAAGATCGTTGCCAGAGTTGACTTGTTTTGCAACAACTGCAAGAGAGAGGGCGAGTTCTGGTGCTTCGAGTGTGAGGAGTTCCTGTGCATAAAGTGCTTTGAGGCCCACCAGAGATATCTGAAGAGGGACAGCCACAAAGCCAAGAGGGTGACGGATGTCAGGGCAGGGTCAGCTAGGGACTTTCTTAAGGGTACCAGGAAGGCTAGTAACTTATCCTGCTCCAACGTGACTCACAAGAGCCAGACATTAAGGTAAACTTCCTGGCTGGGGATGGTTTCTTTTTGCGATGCAGCCAAAGGCAGGGGAATATTTGCAACATATATGGGGGGAAAtttgaaagacaaagaaagaaaaatcttcgGGCTTGCTCCATGGTAGGTGTGAGCAGGGTGGCTCTGTCCCTCTGCTGCCCCGATTGTCACCAGCTGGGTCACCatgtaatggagaagagggatgGGAAGTAAAGACTAGTGGGTTCCAGAGCAGGAAAGGAGGATTGGAAGTAGCTGGGACCAGACCAGAATTGGAGTGTGACGCAGAGTCAGATTCAGGTGCTCTCAAGGGAAAGTCCAAaggagagcaggaagaggctggaGCAGGCCGTAGAGGCCAGCACTGACTACTAGCCATGACACACCAGATGCAGTATCTGCCTCAGGATGTCTGTAGCCCACCAGTTGCCAAGACTAACAGGACGTCTATTGGGGATGGATGAAAATCTACCTTCTCCATTTCTTATATTCTTGTCCTAGGCATCTTGTGGAGATAAAATACTCCTTGGTCTTATATTCTTATACATATACCCAATAAATACCCTTGGAAGTGCACAGAATTCACCTCTTTACTGCCCCTGCAGTGCATAGATAAAGATCTACAATAGTTGTTTTACAGACAGAGAAGATGGGTATTGGTCCCTGGGAAGGAGAACCAAATTGGTTTCTAAGCTAGGACTTAAGCAGTATTCTCATTAAAAACAGAACTGGACAGAAGTCATTGCACAGGCCTGGAAAAGAAATGGGAGCAAGTTCCTCTTTAGGAAACCAAATCAGATGGGGAACATTATGCCTGGTCTCTGCCTGAAACAAGGCTTCACTGTCCAGACCTCCTTTAAGATTCTCATTTTCTGTTAGGGATATTCCTGTGACTGCAGAACAAGGTACCCAATGAGTTAGTACCAGTCTGCTGCACTGTAGTAACTGGTTAGGTGAACACTTCTGCCAGTCCAAAAGAGGAGTAGAAACCCTGTGGAAGTGGTTCAACTGAAAACGTGCTTTTTTGCGATTGGGATAGGATAAGAGCAAATGCCTGGCCCACGGTGGTAATTTACTCACATTCGATCATGCTTAAATGAATGAGTTGCAATGAGAGTATGAGTGTGCATGGTCTAAATCACTGCTCTGCCTGTGCTTGGCCTCACAGCATCTACTGCAAAAAGTGCTGCAAGCCTGTCTGCTGTGTCTGTGCCCTGCTGGAGGGCAAGCACGTGGGCCAGCACTGTGATATCAACACCGAGATCCAGCTGAGGCAGGAGGAGCTGAGCACCATGAGCCGGGAGCTGAAGCAGAGGAAAAGTGGCTTCGAAGATGCCTACAAGGCCCTGCAGGACGAGGTGGCCCACCTGGAGCAGGTGAGCAGAGAGACCCGGGAGCAGATCCAGCAGCGCGTGGAGCAGCTGGTGCGGCTGATccggcaggaggaagaggagctgctggggctggtggAGACGCGGCGGGAGCAGGGCCGCCGGGAGCTGGCAGGGGAGCTGCGGCGTGTGGAGGGCGTGCTGCGGCGCATGGAGGCCGGCGAGCGGCTGGTGGAGAAGATGAGCCTCTATGCCACGGAGCAGGAGGTGATGGACATGCAGCCCTTCATCAAGGACTCCCTGGAGGAGCTGCGGAGGCTGCAGCCCACGGCGGCCGGGGGCCAAGTGCAGGCCACCAGGGACTTTGCCGAGTGCAGAGACAGGCTCCAGGCACTGGCGGAGCGAGTGATGGGGCAGACAGGTAAGGAGATCCTCAACCAGAGGGACTGGTGGGGGACTGAAAGCGGAGAGGAAGGTTATAAGCACTGGTTTGGCCATATTCTCCATGGGTTTCAAGTCTCCTTTCATGTGGCTACTTGGTGCACCTGCGATTCCCGCCTTTGCTCAGGGGCACAGaccccctttccttcccccaagGACTAGGATGCAGTTGCTGTTTTCATCCCTTCTAAAGCACTGGTTATCTCTTGCTCCTGTGGGGGACGTCGGTCCCCAAATACAATTGTGATGGGAGAGAACATGGTAAATTGCTCAGGCTTGAACTTTGCAGTGGATTAAAAAATAAGGGAGGGGAATGACATCTGGGATGCAGAGTGTCTGGAGAAGGAGTATTGGCTCACAGAGAGATTGGCatttggaaggagaaaatgggTGGAAAGATTGGACTCACTCCACATCATCTCTGAGAAATGTTCAATCCAGTGACACGTGCAGGTCCCGTAGAGGTCAGAACTATCCTCCAAGCTTTAGTGTCCTACGATCCACTAATCACTTCTTGCTTCTCAGACCTCCAGCAGACATTCACAAGAGCTGGGTGAGCACTTTAAAAAAGATTTATATTTGCTAAACTTGGGCTGTCCACAATGATGGAGCATCTGGGACAATTCCCATTTTGGTTTGTTGATTACTGCTTTGAGATTGCATATCCAACTGGGAAGGTGAAACACTTCCAGGGAGCAATCCCCAACAGGGCTGGCGAGTGGTCTGTGACTGATGCAATGTTTGGCCAAGTGTTTTCACAgctcttcagcagcagtgctgtggaAGAGATGCTGGTGGTGTGGGAGTGGTGAAGGCTTTTGCATCCTTGATATGTGAAGAGAATCTGGTTACTCGTGTGTTGGAAGAGCCGGGGACGGTAGAGAGGCTGGCTTGGGGAGCTTGTGGTAGCATCCTTCcagcaaatggggaaaaaaagaaacaagaggaaGGGACTCTGAGAGGTCTTCTGCTCCATCCCCCTGCTGCTGTCGGGGTCAGTTCAATTCAGACCTGACTGCTACCAGAGTCTTCCTTGGCCTACTATGGGCTTCCACCACTGAGCTTCCCAGGGCAAGCTTATGGGTCACAGACCATCCCAGAAGAGACCAGGAGTGATCTCCTGGATGGAGCTTGGGGTTTTCTGGGGACAAGCTGCAAATCTCCCCACTCCTTGGGTCTCCACCACTTTGTAAGCATTGTCCCTTCATCCTCTCCCTCGACCACACTGAGATTGCCTGGAAAAATTGTCCTCCAAGTCCTGATTCTTCCTTCctgttcccttcccctcccctcccctgtgACAGGTTCCTCTGCTCCCCAACATGACTCTCTGTGTGAAGAGGCAAGCACCCCGATACTCAACCTTGAGCTTCAGTCTCCttggaagcagacccagctgcaCAGATGTGTCCCTGCAGGGCTCCCTGCCCATGGCCACGAGCAGCCCCGGGCACCCATATCAGATCCCTCCAGCAGCAGAGGACATGTGTGTCCAGGACGAGGAGGGGATGCGTCCCCAGCCCAACCCATCTCTCCAGACCTTGCTAGGCAAAGGAACGAGGAAATGGAGGATGACTCTGGGTCACCTGTCAGTGCCCATGGGGACACTGCGCCTATTGCCAGGAATGTCCAAGACTCTCTGGTCTCCCTTCAGGAAGATTTCGGCGCCTGGGCCAGGTCAAATGTACAGCAGGCAGATGAGCTCCTGAAGGCAAGCAATCACCTCCTGCAAGCTCAGCAAAGGGCCAATAGGCACCTGCTGTCCATGGCACGTGGGGTCAGGGCCATGTCCTGCTCCCTGGATACTATTGCCTCTGCCATGGGGCCCTTGCTGCAGAGCGTGTTGCAGTCCAagcagcagcctgccccagccgtgcccagcccggggcagcccgtGACTGCGGACACAGACTGGCTATCGCTGGACTCCAATATACTGGAGTTATTCCTTCCTAGCACCTCACAGCACAATGAGTCGCTGTTCCCAACAGCTCCCATGGCCTCTTCCCCTAGGAGACAccctccttcctgccctcccaATGCTGCTGACCCCCCTGCCAGCCCAGTGTACTCTGTGCCCCCCAACACAGCTTCAGCTGAGACCTTAGAGGGTGAATGCCCCCGATCAGGGCACTCCACCAGAGGCAAACGTAGCTCTGGGTCCACCGCCAGCCTTcggaaaaggaggaagtgaagcTCCCTTTGCTGCTGTTCCAGGGTGTCCGGACGACCAGAGGTGGTTGCTCATGGGCCTGTGTTACATATCCTGAATGAGGGATGCTGGCCTTGGGAAGCCAGGCTCCATCCACCCCATTTCTGTAGGCAAGGTCTCTGATGGGAAGCAGTAGGATCTAGAAGAGAGGTATGACTGGAGAGCATAGAGGGAGACCCTGTCTGTGACCCTGGGAGAGAGATGGGAATGAGTGTCCTGCGCAGGGAGGAACCTGCCATCGATTCTGCAGTGCTCTGCAAGGACAGCCAGCCACAGACCAGGCCCTCCCACCCCTGCATGGTTTGCAATGGGCTGCAGCTGCTTTGAAAATCCATTTAAGGTCCCGGTAGGGACCTGGCTCTCCACCTTGCCTGTGCAAACCTTGCTATACCAATAAACCCCTCTTGGACTGAAGAGCGAATGTGTCTTTTGCTGGTGTCAGAGCCTGGAAAGGGCCCTCCTGAGGTGGGCTGTCCAGGGAATGTGGTTGGGCTGAGAGCTTCCCAGAttgtgctctgctccctgtgaAGGGCTGAAACAGGTGCAATAGTGCCAAACTCTGAGCACTGCTTCTTGCCCGTAAACCTGGTGCAGCGGCGGCAGCCCCAGAGCCAGCTGTGAGGGAGCCTAGAGAGGGCAGGGCTCCCTGGAGACATGAGCTGGGTTTGGTAGTGTGGTACTGTCCCACCCAGTGAGTCCTTGCCATTGAAGTATGATAATTAGCTCAGGAACAGCACGATGCTactaattttgttttcctcccgAGCATTATGTGCCCTGCCCGGTCAGCTTACGGGCCtgagaagggcaggagggaggttCTGTAAGCGGCAAACCCATATGGGAGAGCTTTGTGAAAGGAGTCTTTAGTACAAGGATGGGAGAGGGAACTAGTAGCTCCCAGGGTCTGATGCTGGACTGGCGTGCCACAGATTTCAGCGTGGCAAGCCCATGTGAGCAAATAGCCCCACTGCAGGAGGTTCATGAGGGAAGAGTGTGAGAAATTAGGAGAGAAGGAGACCTAAGCACTATAAAAATGTggctccagaggcatttcttgggGATCTGACACATTTCTCATTAACAGGTCCTTGTCCAGGTAGTACTTAGCTGGAAGTAGTGGGATGCAGAGCTGCAAGGAGCAGCACGTTAAGTAGCCAGCTCTCTGCTCTGGCCTGGTGAGCTGCACACTGAAATATTCGCATGGCCGAGTGCCATGCCCCCAGCTCCTCGGAGAGCAGAGGAGGAGTGCTGACGGGAAGTGGGTAGGCTGGCAGCTGGGTCCTAGTGCAATTGCTTGGTTTTGGCCTCAGCAGCATCTGCAAGTGGGACTTTGGGCTACCTCCCGTGACCGCACAGCCCTGGAGCTGGTGATGTGACATAACCCTGGCACAGGAGCCACATTCACACCGTCTGTGAGTTGGCTGCCACTGCTATGTCTGTGCGCACCGGCGTGCCGGAGACCCCACTTCACCCCCTGCCTGCCTGATTCTGCTTGTGTCAAGTCATGCCGTGTAaggctgtgcctcagtttcccaatgTGTGAATATCAGCATCTTCTGTGGAGCACTTTTATGTCAGCTCGTTCAAAATACAGTAGCAAGGCTGGCACTTGGTACTCTCAGAGGTCTCTAATGCTGCTTTCCCTCTTCTTAATTCATTGTATTTTTGTTCTTCCAGGAGCTGCCTCTGCTCAAGCCACAGAAAACTCCCAGCAGGTGAGACGTGGTTTCTACTTGTTTTTCTCTGGAAATTTTGTGTTGCGGGGTTATCTGGCAAGATTTCAGGGCTAGCTTCCTGCCCTTGCAAGCACAAGATCCTTTGCTTGATTGGGTGGGGTTGATTGCTGCTTTCCAGGCTCCTCCTcgtgttttgttttgaaaggggTCATATGAGCTCCAGATGAGGTCCCAGGCTCACTCAGCTAGCTGCTGCACCCCAGCCCTTGACCTGGGCTGTCTCTAGGAGTAAGGCTGCAGAACCAGCTCCAGTGCCCATACTGGCATGGCAAACTTTGCCCCTTGCAGGTACCTTTCTGGCTAAGGTGCAGCCAAACCTCACAATGTGAGACATGCCACCACATGTATTTTAAAGACATCATGGGCACATTGGCATGCAAATCGTTTCCTGACGTGGCTTGTCAGGCTGCACCTTGCCCTGTGCTGAACAGAAAGCAGGGGCTGTTACACATCCTGTTATACATCCGCAGCCAGGGCTGGTGGGAGAGAGATCCTGTGACTGGATCTGATGTGGCTGATGTCTCCAAACACATCTTTGCACTCCAGAAGGGCAGAGGCCTACCTTGAGCAGAAGTGACCCAGGGTCTAAGATGCCTAAGGCAAGCTCTCTCCTCTTTTGCTGTGGTACATGAAGGAGTTGTGTCTAGCATCAGTCCTGCCTGCCTTTGCCTAGGATAAAACTTTCTTCTGAGCCACCACAGAAGGGTATGACTGCTCTCCTCTTGTATCTTCTGGAGGGGGTCAGACATTAGTCAATCTGGTAATTCAGGAGGATCCAGgcacaggctggaggaatggcaAAATGATGGTGCATTAGCCAGGCAGGCCTGATGTCTCTGGgtggcaggagcagagctgggtccACCAGACTGCCCCTGTGCAGAGCTCATGCAGCCTGTCCTCGGCCACCCCTGCTGGGGAGCAAGCCTGGACTGGAGAATGGGCCTAGCCCTGTCTGCAAGCAATACAGAGAGCAAACATGCCAGCAACGGGAGCATTTTTGTCTCTGGGAACCTTAAGGCTTAAATGACAAGATAAAGGTGATTTATTCTCCAAGCTCAGGGAGGGGAGGTTCCCAGCCATAACAAGGCACCTTTCTTCTTGATGGCTGTTTGGCAACACGGACAGTTCCTGGCCACTGTTGGGCAGGAAGGGTGCCTTGCCCAGGATGGCTGGCGTGTCCACGGCCTGTGAGAGCCGGGGCCAGGAGAGGCTTCATGCCAGGAAGAAGGAAGTGGTGTTTGGTGGCCCTCAAGTAGAAGAGACCATGTGGGTAAACAGCACTTGCTTTGGGCAGAGTGCAAACCAGTGTGGGAAACCAGCTGGAAGACTACCTAAATACTCTGGGGCACTGACAGCACTAAGTTATTCTAGGAAGGACAAACTTCCCCGTTGCCCAGCCAGCTCTCGATCTCTAACCCATGCCTCTCACCTTCCCTCACTACCATTACATGCCCTCTATCTCCCCAAAATAGGAAACCCGTGCTTTGCCCCATCTCACCTCCTCCCCAAGCCCTCTCTCAAGCCCAGGACTCCCCCCACACATCTCTAAATGCCAGTCTCCCACCCTGACATCCCCCACTCCTCAATCAcacctctctgctccctgccctgtcccctcccttGGTCCTCACGTGGGTCGTATCACAGTCTCAGACTGATATATTGGGCATGATGGAGCAGTGCCCAGAAATTGGAGCTGTTTGCTCACCCAAGTAAGCTGCCCTCATGCAGCCTCCTTTGAGTTTGTTACCCGACTATGGAGGGTGTTGTGGTGGAGACCACCCTAGCCAGGTCAGGAGGTCCCAGCCCCCTCCCACTACTGCTGTAAGCATGCTCAAAGCTCACACCTAGGCAGACCACATAGGGCTGCTCTCACTGGCTCTGTTTTACATGGTTAGGTCATCGCTGCATCCACTCCTGTGAAGaggaaaaatgttcaaaatgCAGATATCCTGCCATCACCAGTGAAGGTGATGAGGGTTGAAGACAATGACTTTGAACGGATGAAATCAGGAGTCCTGCAGAGACAAAACTCCTTGGATCAGCCTGGAACCAGCTATCCAGTGTCTGCCATGACTCAAACCACCAAGGAAGATAGCCTATTGGAAGACGTGGAAAATGGCAGTGGTGGGCTGCATGATTTAGGTAAGCAGCATTTGTTCAGGCTTGGCAATGCTTTCTTGCTCTTCATTTCTAAAGCAAGGAAGCCATGGGTAGATTTTTCAGGGGAAAGCATCAAAGCAGGGCAGTGAGCAGCATCCCCACAGATAAATTTCACCAGAGGATAGTTACATCCCAGCATATCATCTTGAGTGACAAGAAGTTCAACAGTGATTGCTAGTGAATCAGACTTCATTCACAGATCTCACCCAGTGGATACTGCGTATCTGTGACTTAGAGGGGATCAATCCTTTTCCAGGTGGGCACTGAGGGCAGGGGCCTACTTGCTCCCCATCCTCATTCCTGGCCATCCGGAGCCACCTCTCAGCATGGCTAGTGATGCAGATTGCAGGGGCCATCAGACCCCTCCACCCAGCACTTACTGCAAAGGCAGACAGACCCAGAGGTGCATCTGAAATATGACGAGTCTTTCCTACCTTGGCAGATAACGATATTTTCTGCTTGGACAGTTTTGAAGAGGACAGCAGCGATGAGGAGTCGGTGAGTGCAGCTAGCTACCTTGTGGCTGACAGGGCAGAGGATGGGCAACAAGTTCAGCCTCCTtctcatgcagaaaaaaaaaaaaggacttttggTGCCTGGCCCCCTCAGTGTTTAGTGTTTAAGCCCAGGATTCACCATGAGGACAGGACCACTTGGTGCTCCCTGAGCTCCAGGACTGTTCCAGAGTTCCCCTCAGAGCCTGGAAAGGAATTTCTGAAAATCCTTCCTGAGTGGTGAAATACTTTTGTAAATTCCCTCCAGTTCCCTTTGACTTCTGGGAGAACTGGGCCTCCCAGTAGCATGTGAATCTTGGTAGATACCATACTGGTGAAGACAAGGTGGTGAGCAGCCAAAATGAAAGCCAGCATGGGGAGGCAGTCCAAAATCTCACCTTGTCGTCAAGGCTGTGAAAGGCTGGGTTTTCTCTGTTACTTCTGAGCAGTTCCCACAACGCTGCACCACTGAAAGCTCTACAGCTCTTCAGAAGAGATTATAGAAATGAGCAGCTTCCTGGCCTGACTGCTGTTTGTCTTGGCTCACAGCCAGAGGACAGATGCTGGCTTGCCTGGAGGTAGTCCCAGCTTTTCTTTCAATTTTGAGCAGAAAGCCAGTCAGGAATGATCCAAGTGGGCCATCCCAGTAGTGGTCTGCCTGCTGTAGAGGCTGTCTTTGGGGTATGTATGTCACTTTGTTTTGCAGTGCTGGAGGGCACAAGTCTTCATGACCAACTAGAAGGGCTTATTATATCTTAAGTCCTCTAGCAGGTAATTGAAATAGATTCCTAAACTTTGGTAACCTTCCACACACCGATGTGCTTGGGTAGGTCTGCTAGCTCCATTTTACTGTGTCAGAGACAGAACCTGTTAATAACACAGGCGAGTCTGGGGGAATGAGGGCGTAGCTTGGCTTATGTCTTCATGGACAGCCTCTTCCCCCTTGCCCTGAACAGTGTGGCCTGGTCTATGCTGCCTACTGCAAACAGTCTCTGGCCCATGCTCAGTGCCAGGCCATACTCAGGCATCATCTGAAGAGGTGCATAGACTGAAACCATGCCCGGAGCATGATGACCACAGCAGTCCCCAAAGCCAGCCTGGATTTTTCAGGCTGGCCTCTGTTGTATCCCTGCAGTGTTCCCACTGCATCCAGTTACACTGATGGCTTCCCAGTGCACACGTTGCTTTTGCTGCTGGGGCAAGAGCTGAACTGTTATTGGGAGATAGAGAAGGGCCAACAGAGGGGACCATTCTTCTTATCTAACCCTTTTCATCTCCGTGAGCCTATCTAAGCCTGCATTTCAGTAGTGTTCTTCTTGAAGTGCCCTGCTAGACCTCCAGGACACGAGTTCCCAGAGCTGCTACTCTGACACTTCTTGTACACTTCAACAAGAGCAAATTGTTTCCTCTTCCAGGACCCCAATCTGCTAGATGAACTCAACAGCACACTCGATGAGAGCATCAGTGAAGACTGCCTGGGCATTACCATCAGCAACCATACCACACTTGACTCTAGACAAGGATCCCTGCTGTTCTTTGATGTAAAGATTTTGAGTAAGATCCTAAGTGTTAATGTCTCCCATTTGCAAAGAGCATCCTGTATTGGAGCAGGCTCAGATCCCCACATCTGGCAATGTCTCTTTTGTGAAGTCCAGGCACTTCCACCACAACCTTGGCTTTGTAAGGGAGAGGCCATTCTCCTGAGACCCCAAGAGTCCTTGCCTTAGAGTTTCTGGAGAGCTGGAGAGCTGGGAGGAACATGATTCCTACAGGGCCATGGGAAGATTTCTGTGAGATTGCTCAGACAGTTGAGCAGCCCTTGGGCTGTTGCTTTTTACGCATGACAGTATGGGATCCCAAGTTCCCTTTCCCATCGGCCAATCTCTTTTGGTCAAggtggattttatttttcaagcgCCTCCTTAGTCCACCCTCAGATAGCAGCAAGAGCTCTCATGTGCCTGGTGGGGGGAATAATCTCAATGCAGGAGGTGTTGAGGTGCATGGGAAGTGTACTACTGAAGGCTGCTAAGTGATGGAAGCTAAGGGTGTGACTGAGTGAGGGAGAATGGAGGTAGAAGAAACAATAAATCCATCCCCTAGCTGCTACTGATGGTGAAGGCCTTTAGAGGCTGAGCAACTCAgtcaatgttttattttccttctgagtAAGAGACTAATTctgcctttcctccctctctcatcttctcttccttcctcccatcttccccagaaaATGGAATCATTCAAGTGGCGGTGGTAGACAAAGAGAAAATTTTCCCGATCCTGATTCAGCCAGTGAAATGTTTATCCACCTTGATGGCCAGAAATGCTGTCTGTGAGGTTGGCCTGAGGAATCTGTTTTGCCACCTCAACACCGTTAACAGGCCCATCCTGGGCGGATTTGGTCTCTGGTCACTCCCCTTCCCCACCTTCTTCAAAGCCCTGACATTTGTGGACAAGAAAGGGGAATTCAGATCTGCTGTGTATGGTTTCCTAGACATTTTGCCTCTGATTAAAGAGAGGATCCCTGAGAGGGATAATTACAAGCTGAAGAC is a window of Dromaius novaehollandiae isolate bDroNov1 chromosome 10, bDroNov1.hap1, whole genome shotgun sequence DNA encoding:
- the LOC112992206 gene encoding protein PML-like isoform X1, producing MAAKAPASQQSSECETQLLEDEFQFVLCEGCQQESPNLKLLTCLHTLCLGCLSENKPIGQCPICQTAIPQASGIPDRDNLLFTSLQARLSIYKKIVARVDLFCNNCKREGEFWCFECEEFLCIKCFEAHQRYLKRDSHKAKRVTDVRAGSARDFLKGTRKASNLSCSNVTHKSQTLSIYCKKCCKPVCCVCALLEGKHVGQHCDINTEIQLRQEELSTMSRELKQRKSGFEDAYKALQDEVAHLEQVSRETREQIQQRVEQLVRLIRQEEEELLGLVETRREQGRRELAGELRRVEGVLRRMEAGERLVEKMSLYATEQEVMDMQPFIKDSLEELRRLQPTAAGGQVQATRDFAECRDRLQALAERVMGQTGSSAPQHDSLCEEASTPILNLELQSPWKQTQLHRCVPAGLPAHGHEQPRAPISDPSSSRGHVCPGRGGDASPAQPISPDLARQRNEEMEDDSGSPVSAHGDTAPIARNVQDSLVSLQEDFGAWARSNVQQADELLKASNHLLQAQQRANRHLLSMARGVRAMSCSLDTIASAMGPLLQSVLQSKQQPAPAVPSPGQPVTADTDWLSLDSNILELFLPSTSQHNESLFPTAPMASSPRRHPPSCPPNAADPPASPVYSVPPNTASAETLEGECPRSGHSTRGKRSSGSTASLRKRRK
- the LOC112992206 gene encoding protein PML-like isoform X2, which gives rise to MAAKAPASQQSSECETQLLEDEFQFVLCEGCQQESPNLKLLTCLHTLCLGCLSENKPIGQCPICQTAIPQASGIPDRDNLLFTSLQARLSIYKKIVARVDLFCNNCKREGEFWCFECEEFLCIKCFEAHQRYLKRDSHKAKRVTDVRAGSARDFLKGTRKASNLSCSNVTHKSQTLSIYCKKCCKPVCCVCALLEGKHVGQHCDINTEIQLRQEELSTMSRELKQRKSGFEDAYKALQDEVAHLEQVSRETREQIQQRVEQLVRLIRQEEEELLGLVETRREQGRRELAGELRRVEGVLRRMEAGERLVEKMSLYATEQEVMDMQPFIKDSLEELRRLQPTAAGGQVQATRDFAECRDRLQALAERVMGQTGAASAQATENSQQVIAASTPVKRKNVQNADILPSPVKVMRVEDNDFERMKSGVLQRQNSLDQPGTSYPVSAMTQTTKEDSLLEDVENGSGGLHDLDNDIFCLDSFEEDSSDEESDPNLLDELNSTLDESISEDCLGITISNHTTLDSRQGSLLFFDVKILKNGIIQVAVVDKEKIFPILIQPVKCLSTLMARNAVCEVGLRNLFCHLNTVNRPILGGFGLWSLPFPTFFKALTFVDKKGEFRSAVYGFLDILPLIKERIPERDNYKLKTLANTYLWRQLSDCSAMENVKAMKDLFEVLDIDLVEQPRLILSHASLECFISLEPLLTEKLLTKPSAQTLASHNIGLSELLSCYRESPNKGLQRVCRLVNAHRHSSEKRVRNLSKIKVYFQRQQQSVECQTTPAGSDFPKT